CAAATTTAAAACGTACGATTTCAGAATATTATAAAGAGCATGTTTATATCACGCCAAGCGGAATTTTCTCTGAAACTCAACTGCAATTTGCAATTGCACAAATGGGAGCGGACCACATTATTTACTCAGGAGATTATCCTTATTTGATAAAAAACGAAACAGGAGATTTTCTTAAAAACGCTTCAATTTCTGAAGAAGACAAAGCAAAAATAGGACACTTGAATGTCGAAAAATTATTGAATTTATAATTCTTAAAACACAAAAGAAATGGAAAATACTAAACAACCAATAGAAGGTGTAACAACAGGAATATTAAAAGTATCAGGAGCTGAATTGTATTATGAAACGAAAGGAAGCGGACCGGTTTTATTAATGATTCCGGGAGCAAATGGAGATCATTTTATCTTTACACCTATTCGCGAAATATTATCAAAAACGTTTACAGTAGTAACTTATGATCGTAGAGGATTTTCGGGTTCTAAATTAGTTGGCGAACAAGATTATACGCATCGTATCGATACGGATGCAAATGATGCGGCAGCTTTAATAAAACATTTGACTAGCGAACCTGCTTTTGTGTTTGCAAGCAGTTCAGGAGCTTTGGTTTCGCTTCAGTTAATGGTGCTTCATTCAGATATTATTAAGGCGCTTGTTCCTCATGAACCAACAGCTTTAAAATATCTTCCGGACTTTGACAAATGGAAAGCGCAAAATCAGGCAGTTTATGATCTTTATAAAAAAGAAGGCGAAGGTCCGGCCAAAGCTAAATTTGTAGACGAAATTATTCCCGGAACTCAGGATGGTGAATTCATGAGAGGCGGAAAAGGACCGGAAACACCAAACACAACTTATTGGTTTGAACACGAAATAAGACAATATCCTCCGACTGATTTTGATACCCAAAAGTTAGAAGAAAATAAGGATAAAATTATTTTCTGTGTAGGAAAAGATTCTGTAAATACAATGCCGGCATGGCCAGTTACCAATCTTGCAAAACAATTTGGAACAGAAGTTTTATATGTTCCCGGAGGACATTTAGGATATGCACTTCATGCAGCTGAGTTTGCAAAAGATTTACTTGAAGGTTTACAAAAAAGAGGAAAGCTTTAGAAATAAAAAATGGCGTATGAAAATCTCATACGCCATTTCTTTTATAACTAAAATGAAATTATTTTACGATCAGTTTTTTATTCACATTCAATGTTGCAGAGTTTATATTTACAATATAAATACCAGAAGATAAATGATGATTAATTTGTCCTGAAGTTGAAAGTTTTTCTGTTAAAACAGTTTTTCCGTTCATATCAGAAACCGTAATTGAAGCCTGATTCCCAGTTTCTAATTCAGGCAATGACACATTAAATTGATTGTCTGTAGAAGGATTTGGATAAATAGTGACCACTTTTTCGGTTGCTAAAACTTCTTGTGAATTTGCAACAGATTTTGAAGTAGAAACAGTTGTTGTTTCCAATTGCCATTGTGCGCTGTACCAACCATCTTGAGAATTACCATATTGTGCAGATCCTGTTTGGTTTTCAACATGAATAATGTTTCCGGTTTGCCATCTGTTTCTTAATCTAACCCAAG
This genomic window from Flavobacterium sp. 9 contains:
- a CDS encoding alpha/beta hydrolase family protein, with the protein product MENTKQPIEGVTTGILKVSGAELYYETKGSGPVLLMIPGANGDHFIFTPIREILSKTFTVVTYDRRGFSGSKLVGEQDYTHRIDTDANDAAALIKHLTSEPAFVFASSSGALVSLQLMVLHSDIIKALVPHEPTALKYLPDFDKWKAQNQAVYDLYKKEGEGPAKAKFVDEIIPGTQDGEFMRGGKGPETPNTTYWFEHEIRQYPPTDFDTQKLEENKDKIIFCVGKDSVNTMPAWPVTNLAKQFGTEVLYVPGGHLGYALHAAEFAKDLLEGLQKRGKL